A single window of Malus sylvestris chromosome 5, drMalSylv7.2, whole genome shotgun sequence DNA harbors:
- the LOC126624749 gene encoding vacuolar-sorting receptor 6-like → MAFLPKLTAFFVVLLSVFENHVHARFVVETESIKVLYPMSLRSKHDGAIGNFGRPNYGGSLVGAVVYPEKGSSGCEAFEGDKPFKSRHCRSTIVLLDRGGCYFALKVWNAQQAGAKAVLVADNIEEPLITMDSPEESTDADGYIEKIGIPSALVEKAFGDSLKEALKKKEDVVVKLDWRESVPNPDQRVEYEFWTNSNDECGARCDEQMTFVKNFKGHAQVLERGGYTLFTPHYITWYCPRAFILTKQCKSQCINHGRYCAPDPEKDLGEGYQGKDVVYENLRQLCVHRVANESGRSWVWWDYVTDFHIRCSMKEKKYSKECAEDVMKSLDLPVDKIKKCMGNPEDDAENAVLKAEQEIQVGRGSRGDVTILPTLVINNVQFRGKLERTTVLKALCAGFKEMADPPICLTGDLETNECVERNGGCWQDIHSNITACKDTFRGRVCECPIVNGVQYRGDGYTSCDAFGPARCAISNGGCWSESKNGLHFSACSNSELSGCKCPQGFQGDGHKCEDIDECKAHTACQCDGCSCKNTWGGYNCKCKAGQLYMKEQDTCIERHGSRFAWFLTFMVLAAVSGVGLAGYIFYKYRLRSYMDSEITAIMSQYMPLDSQQASQVHTADSEPQRQGSV, encoded by the exons ATGGCTTTTCTGCCAAAGCTCACAGCTTTTTTTGTGGTGTTGTTATCAGTTTTTGAGAACCATGTGCATGCAAGGTTTGTGGTGGAGACGGAAAGCATTAAGGTTCTCTATCCAATGAGCTTGCGCTCGAAGCACGACGGAGCTATCGGCAATTTTGGGCGGCCGAACTATGGAGGCTCCCTGGTGGGCGCTGTTGTCTATCCTGAAAAGGGGTCTTCCgggtgtgaagcttttgagggtGACAAGCCTTTCAAGTCGAGACACTGTCGCTCCACCATTGTTTTACTTGATCGCGGAG GTTGCTACTTTGCTTTGAAGGTGTGGAATGCTCAACAGGCGGGAGCTAAAGCCGTTTTAGTGGCGGATAACATTGAAGAGCCTTTAATAACAATGGATTCCCCGGAAGAGAGCACAGATGCAGATGGTTACATAGAGAAGATTGGAATTCCATCAGCTCTGGTAGAGAAAGCTTTTGGTGATAGCTTGAAGGAAGCgttaaagaagaaagaagatgtTGTGGTGAAACTTGACTGGAGAGAGTCCGTGCCAAACCCCGATCAAAGAGTTGAATACGAGTTCTGGACAAACAGCAACGACGAGTGTGGGGCTCGTTGTGATGAGCAAATGACATTTGTAAAAAATTTCAAGGGTCACGCTCAGGTTCTTGAGAGAGGGGGTTACACCCTCTTCACTCCACATTATATAACTTGGTATTGTCCTCGGGCTTTCATCCTTACAAAACAGTGCAAGTCTCAATGCATAAATCATGGGAGGTATTGTGCACCGGATCCTGAAAAAGATTTGGGAGAAGGGTACCAAGGGAAGGACGTGGTATACGAGAACTTGAGGCAGCTTTGTGTGCATAGAGTTGCCAATGAGAGCGGCCGGTCATGGGTTTGGTGGGACTATGTGACAGACTTCCATATCAGATGTTCaatgaaagaaaagaagtaTAGCAAAGAATGCGCTGAGGATGTCATGAAATCACTTG ATTTGCCTGTTGACAAGATAAAAAAATGTATGGGTAATCCTGAAGATGATGCCGAGAATGCAGTGCTAAAAGCCGAACAAGAAATCCAG GTTGGACGAGGATCTCGTGGTGATGTTACCATCTTGCCGACTTTGGTTATTAACAATGTTCAGTTTCGAG GAAAATTAGAGAGAACTACTGTGCTAAAGGCCTTATGTGCTGGATTTAAGGAGATGGCTGATCCTCCTATTTGTTTGACTGGAG ACCTCGAGACAAATGAGTGCGTTGAAAGGAATGGCGGTTGTTGGCAGGACATCCACTCTAATATAACTGCTTGCAAG GACACATTTAGGGGAAGAGTTTGTGAGTGCCCTATTGTGAACGGTGTTCAGTATAGAGGCGATGGTTATACATCTTGCGATG CTTTTGGACCTGCAAGATGTGCTATAAGCAATGGAGGTTGCTGGTCAGAATCTAAAAATGGATTGCATTTCTCAGCTTGCTCA AATTCTGAGTTATCTGGCTGCAAATGTCCACAAGGCTTTCAAGGGGACGGTCATAAATGTGAAG ATATTGATGAATGCAAGGCGCATACTGCTTGTCAGTGTGATGGTTGCAGCTGTAAGAACACTTGGGGCGGGTACAACTGCAAATGTAAGGCAGGCCAGTTGTATATGAAGGAGCAAGATACTTGTATTG AGAGACATGGATCAAGATTTGCCTGGTTTTTAACTTTCATGGTCCTTGCGGCTGTGTCGGGAGTTGGCCTAGCCGGTTACATCTTCTACAAATACAGACTTCGA TCTTACATGGACTCTGAGATCACGGCTATCATGTCGCAATACATGCCTCTGGACAGTCAGCAGGCCAGTCAAGTGCACACCGCCGACTCAGAACCTCAACGACAAGGCTCAGTATAA
- the LOC126623239 gene encoding uncharacterized protein LOC126623239, producing the protein MKSVQKPLQILSRASKFTTTPLSFSISSSVSESITAPKPTKQPQPESLTQEDHTKINLLLPRLCLLNHLDTATHLAITALLTNSPLESISLSVLIHSFTSQPDLARPMSLLTRLRHNPPSHPHLTPIATMLIASYFKKNRPREAFKMFSWLVRPGSQCVLDERVCEVLVNGFCRKGMVCEGLKVLRAMLGANIVPGGGVRKWVYRGLLREARIKEAVELNEALGCVRVGANGDESEGVKKVLALLDHMIFSCTD; encoded by the coding sequence ATGAAATCAGTTCAGAAACCATTGCAAATCCTCTCCCGTGCCTCAAAATTCACAACCACACCGCTCTCATTTTCCATCTCCTCTTCAGTTTCTGAGTCAATCACTGCACCAAAACCAACCAAACAACCCCAACCTGAAAGCCTAACCCAAGAAGATCACACAAAGATCAACCTCCTCCTCCCGCGCCTCTGCCTCTTGAACCACCTCGACACGGCGACCCACCTCGCTATCACCGCCCTGCTCACAAACTCACCTCTCGAATCCATTTCTCTCTCCGTCCTCATCCACTCCTTCACTTCCCAACCCGACCTGGCCCGACCCATGTCGCTTTTGACCCGCCTCAGACACAACCCGCCTTCGCATCCCCACCTTACGCCCATCGCAACCATGCTCATTGCCTCATACTTTAAGAAAAACAGACCCAGAGAGGCATTCAAGATGTTCAGCTGGTTGGTGAGGCCAGGGTCCCAGTGTGTGCTCGATGAGAGAGTTTGTGAGGTTTTGGTTAATGGGTTTTGTAGGAAAGGGATGGTTTGTGAGGGTTTGAAGGTTCTGAGGGCAATGCTGGGTGCGAATATCGTGCCGGGAGGCGGTGTGAGGAAGTGGGTTTATAGGGGGTTGTTGAGGGAGGCTAGGATTAAGGAGGCAGTGGAGTTGAATGAGGCTTTAGGGTGTGTCAGGGTTGGGGCGAATGGTGATGAATCAGAGGGTGTGAAGAAGGTTTTGGCTTTGTTGGATCACATGATTTTCAGTTGTACAGACTAA